The following nucleotide sequence is from Zea mays cultivar B73 chromosome 1, Zm-B73-REFERENCE-NAM-5.0, whole genome shotgun sequence.
GACCTGCGCCGCTGCCCTGGATTCCCTTCCGTGCTGCACGACGCTTGCCTCCGTTCCCACACGCGTCTTGCAGCAGCCGCTCTTCCCTCACCTCATCCCTTTTTCCCCACTAGTTGCCGCGCCTGAGCCCTGGGTATCATCGTCTCCGACCCAACCGTCTAAGATTCACCGCGTCGGTACCCTGTTCCGGCTTGACGCAGCGACTGCCCTCCTCTAGCGCCGGTGGAGCTCTGCGTTCTTCCTCACTGTTGCAGGAGTCCACCGCGGACAGCTTTGCGCCCACCGTTTTCTCTGGTAAAATTCCTCACCCTAACTCTGCCTTGATCTCCTCTACGTGTTGCACGCGCTGGGTTGTTGTTTCGAGCTCTGGGCGTGGGGGAGGCTTGCCGGCAatggcgccgccgcccctggttacTGGCACCACTATGGCTCGGCTGGGTTGGGGGAAACACCCTGGTCGTCCGATCCTCATTGAACGGTATAGATTAGATCGATGATAACCTTTCGGCTCTTTATATCTAGTCCGTAGAAATGTGATCGGAGGGCTACGATTGTTTTAAATTCAGACCGTTGATGGTAGATCCAAGCGCCTATAATGCGCAACGGTTCGTCGTAGTCGGCTTTTAATCTGGGCCATTTGGTTTCTATCCTGCGGCTGTGGGttgtcgataccccttcgccatgtCATTTTGCTGAAGAGACCCCGGGTTCTTgcggaatcaacccgcagtccacctagTGGGTCAACTGTGTCTTAGGATTAATTACATCAGGACCCCTGCGCGTTCTAGaattcgaggcccagtccagagaacatataaaataggtaaataaatacagaaattgatttttaatataaaaagaattcctaaaacttgtttattgcatagaaaattcattctagctccaaattgagccattccaatttctaaaactttctaataagattctctatcatttagtgtctctgttttgacatgaaaacagttagaaaattaatttattatTTAATCCAATCTCaaacacattaaaccttaggaaattcataacttgaaatctgtaactctaaatttaatgattccagttcctataatcttattttaatatgtagatttatatcatgtattttatttacatgtttgatttGATGTTGatttttttgctatactatgtatgtattgtgttgatgcgagtagacgagcaaacccctgtggattctgaggttcagcaagtagaagtagctgagcaggagctcattgaaggcaagttgtgcccttgatcacttactttttcccagccatgttcttattaattataatgatcttcataggttaactttgatgggatccaataggttaccccaattttggttatctttataccttgttcacccctgaaatatttttgggtagtacctgttattgctttatgtggattaggtatggagatacattattcatgattactcttttgttaccttttattattactgttcatgttaagatcattaaattaatgggaacatggagcgaccacccgggaaaacagtgctaccacaagggtttaatggacacccttggctgattaactaggaaagctagtggaggtcttccttacccgaaagggacaagggcagtaggggagtggtcagtgtagggaggtccttgggttgattttgctgcgatggcggtcaggcgagggattcctgcactggaacttcctataaactgtagcgggatttctgaagctagtggaactttgtaaaggcctcgtagtgttaccctgcctcgcctcctcggtagaggtgtatgggattggccgtctcttggcagatgggtaacatgacttgtgggtaaagatgtgcaacttctgcagagtgtaaaactagtatactagccgtgctcacggtcatgagcggctcggaccctcacatgattaatttatggaacttaaatttaatttgacatttgcatcgcatttgggattattttactattacttttctttatcattattaaggtttggtatttacttacacttagtaattgctaataaaattttgaccaacttataaaagcaatgctcagcttcagcctctatttcattgatcagccttacacttcataaactcccacctttggtgagttcatgtcacattattccccacgacttgttgagttatgaacgtatgtgagctcaatcttgctgtctcacaccctcccacaggataagaacaggtggtcgaagaggagccgcctaacactgaggcattcgacttgatctaggtggcgtctcccattcagctttctagcgccaaggatagattttagttcctgcgatatttatattttattttgtaagtcttccgctatgtaataagtactctgattttactgtgacatttatctctttgcactctgttattatatatgttttcatctttggcgcatgtatgagatgcacccggatttgtcccttaaatccgggtgtgacaaccagactgtctggtgcaccaccggactgtccggtggccccaattgtcagagctccaacggtcggaacccaacggcctggtgacatgggtggcgcaccggacagtgtccggtggcgcaccggactatccggtgcgccatacgacagaagccttcaccaactgccatattggtggttggggctataaataccccccaaccaccactcttcaaggcatccaagcattcactacacctcattcaatacaagagcaatacacaacactccaagacacaaatcaaagcctccgatcgaatcaaagtccccaattcaactctagtttttaggacttgtgaggagatcgacttgtgttcttttgttgctcttgttgcttggttggctttcttctttctctcattcttactctcataaccttgtaagcgaagcaagagacaccaattgtgtggtggtccttgcggggtctaagtgacccaggaaatcaaggaaggaagctcactcggtctaagtgaccgtttgagagagtgaaagggttgaaagagactcggtctttgtgaccacctcaacggagagtaggtttgcaagaaccgaacctcggtaaaacaaatcaccgtgtctcactctttatttgcttgtgatttatttttaccctctctttcggactcgattatatttctaacgctaaccccggcttgtagttgtgcttaagtttataattttcagattccgcctattcaccccccccccctcaaggcgactttcagaaaccaagtccatccttaatggagggatatcTACCAATGGtaaaggcatcccttgcaaacttAACTTTATCTACTTCATTTTTGCAAATTTTAAGTTGAACATTTAAATGAGcaatttcatcatttaattttgcaatagtagAAGCATGATTACTACAAGCATTAAAATCATGGATTTTGCATTTTGCACAAattgaaacatgctcaatggaagAACTTGCAAAAGTTATCTTCTCTATTCTAGCATTCAATCATCATTTAGACTCTTTATGCTAGTAATAGAAGAATGACATGAAGATAATTcaaaagcaagcatttcattcttcatttctaaagcaagagatttttctaCTTCCACtactttatcatgttcttcataaagtAGATCCTATtgtttttctagcaatctatccttttcattaagagcattaattaattcattaattttatctaccttagatctatctaagcccttgaaaatATTGCTATAGTCTACGTCATCATCATCACATTCCtcgtcactagaagaagtataatTTTCTGACCATTATCCGGATCACCAAAATTTTTAGAAGACAAACTCAGTTTCTTTGTTTAAATCAAAACTATGTATAAAAGTATTAGAAACTCAACATGCAACATTTTTAAACTATAGATCTATTCTAGAGAAGTACCACAAAATTTGTTTCACAAGTTTTTGTGCTCTAAaactcaagttatggatttttaaagAGTTTCTACAACTTTATCCCGAGGAAAAACAGAAAAGCAAAGAAAAACAATCTTCTATGCAGGCCCCTGGACTCAACACAAATCAGAAATCACATATATACCCTTATGTCACTATTGCACTGAGTCTATGACAATACGAAAAAACCCCGGGCTTTACCCTATTCCTACCTGTGGTcccctttcttcttcctccagccAAGAAGAAGGGAGATGAAAGCGAGCACGGCCGACGACTTACCAGAGACGGAAACGACTGGGCGAAGCTAAAACAAGCGGTGGTGGGCGAAGACAATCTTGGCGACAGTCTTTGGGCGGCGGGAGACGGAGGGAGGCGTACCGGCCACGCACACCGTCACGAGCAAAGGCATGACGACGTCAATGTCGGGGGTTTTGGCGTGCTCATGCTCCTGGGAAGCATGCACGTCGCTTGGGGAAGCTCGAGGAAGACAATGGTGGTCAAGTCTCGGACAGAGAAGACGTGGTCACGAGAGTTACCCACCAGCACCCATGGTGGCACGCGTAGGAGTGAGAGAAGAAGGCTGGTGAGTGAGGGAGAAGAGTGGTGAGTGCGGGAAGGAGAGGATACCAGTGTGGAAGAGGCTGGCGTGCTCGACACAAGCAAATGGAGCAGGGCGCTGCTGAGGCCTGCCCACGCATGGAGACAAGACGCTGCGCGCTCTAAGGCTCGACGTCCACGCGACCACGAGCACAGCACGCGGCGAGCGCGATCTACCAGGTTTCAAACTCCCCACGACAAAGATGGAAGGCTCCCCAAGCGTCAGTCGCTGTAGATAAAATGCTCTCCACTCTACCAGCTACAATTTCTATACATCACTTCAGCTAATTAGAGGCTCGGTTTATAAGTTAATGACCTCCAAACTTTGGTTTGTCAGGACTGTGAAAACAGTGAAACACATCAAACAACTTCAAAGGTTTGTCAAGTTTTTACAGGGTGTGCCTCAATTAATTATCTACAATTTCTGTAATTGGAGCAGTTCGATTTGAAGATTATCTTCAGACGAACATGTCGACGTTTGAAGAGAGGTGAAGAACTAGACTTAGAAAAATCAGATTTTTCCTATTTCTTTTAACCCGATTCTCCCAATCTTTATTATTGTTGAACTTCATTCCCTTTTTAAAATTGGATCCATCCACTTGGTAGTTTTATGAAGTTATTTACTTACTCCTTAAGTTTTGGTTCTGATTAACCTCCTTACACATCTAGTGAAGCTTTTGCTAAACCACACATATCACATACAAGTTGAGAAACTATCATCCCATGAAATCAAGGGTTCAAAAACTAACCAAACCAAATCTAAATTTCTTCGAGTTGGTTTAGCTACACACACAAGTACTCCTTAATGATCTAAGATTCTAGAACATAGGCTTTTATTATTTCAAGCAATAAATCACTCCACACCAATTAGCAAGCAATTCAAGAATTTAATGCAAGTGATTAATGAttaataatgcttatgatgatgttTTCATGATGCATATGATATGTATAAGCATGCTTAACATCAGGGTGTTACAATAAACCCCCTAGCCACCACCAAGAACTGTGgggtttgtttagatcaagtttagctcttgcTACTTGCTTgtacgtcttcttgtcttcggaaccccaccttaTTGGAGATTGAGTTTGAAACCTAGGGTGTTACACTGGCTGTCGGAGGTGTTGGAAAATGGGCGGCGTTCCCCGGCAGACAAAGCAACCGACAGTAGTAGGGAAAATGGTTGGCGGGCACCCAGCAACGGTATCTCCTTGGGTGATGGAGCCTCTGAGCCTATGGTGTCGCTGGCACCAGCTTTTGAGGGAGCGACTTCTGACCTCACCATGGCACCGCCAACATGTAAGTGGATTTGGAAAAACAGGCAGGGAAGAGAAGAGGCGTGAGATAGGGAGAGGAAGAGGAGAGGCGCGCAGGTCTCCCGAGATGGGGAACTTTAGCGCACAATAGATCTGGAGGAGACGGCCGCCATCAGTTCAACGTAGAGACAAAGACGTTCCTTCACTTGGATCATCGATCCATGGCGAAGAGACGACTCTTGGTAATTTTTAGACTTAGCACCCTAGATACGGCTCAGATATATCACATTTATGTGGATTGTACGTGCCCTCAGCGCACTCATCGTCGATGACCAGCTCCGCCCCTTCTCCACTGTTTATACCTAGTGCAGTCACCAATCACCATTGACGCGGGCACACAGGCTGGAGAGGACATTGGATCAACGTCTGGTCGTCTGACTCGAAGCGAACATGTGGACTCGAACCGCTAGGAGTAGGTGCTCTGCCAGCTCTGAGAAAGATTGCATGCTCTGGCAAAGTGCCAAGGACCTTCGCATTGTAGCTAGGGATAGAAATGAGCCGCTCAGGCTTGTTGCGGCTCACTTCTCTAGCGAGACTAAAAAGTTAGCTCAGCTTAAAAATAATTTATATAACATGTTTTAAGTTAGTAAAATTAATATATTACTAATATAATATAGAAGATATAATAATTTTGTACaataatctcaaataacataagCTAATCGAGTCGCTCCAAACCGAGCCGAGCCACCGCGAGTTCGGTTTatcgagctcgagcttttttccGGCTCTACATGTCGCATCTACAAGGGCCATGGCACCCTCATCACCTCATCTACTGGCTAAGATTTTGTAGACGAAATCATGGGTAATCTAATACTACATTATATTTGGTTTGAGGGTAAAGTACAGTTTGAATAAGAAGAATGAACCAAATTGAACTACCGTTTAGTCAAAATATCAATGGATAACCATACACTTGATCACACGAACGGTTTTTCGGGAGGACTGCCTAGTACCTCCTACGCCACATAATCACACGGTCAAAACGTTCTTCTCAGCTCCGTCTGTTGTTGGCGTTGCTGCAGCAGCTCACGCGACCTCCGCGACCGGCCCAGCATGTCCAGCATCGCCGGCGTCATGTACGACATCGTGATGCCCGACGTCTCCAACGCCCCACTGCGCACCTGCGCCGATTCGCCGCCCCGAGTCGCTTCTGCCACGCCACCGGACATCACCTGCCGCGACGTGGCGCGCTGGTGGGCGTGCGAGCTCAGCCCGGCGAGCACATACGCGCGCCCGGACAACTCGTACTGTTGCCGGCTCGCCACGCGCGCGCGCATCTCCCGCAGCTCGCGCGACAGAGCCAGGCACGTGGAGTCCCCCGCCCGCGCCGCGGCAGACCGCGTCACGGACCGCTGCCGGTGCCGGAGGATCTCCACCGCCTCCGCGTGCGCGCCACGCTCAGCCGCCGCACGGGCCGCCGCGATGCCGTGCGTCGCCTCCACCCGGACGCGCTCGCGCTCGACCTCCACGGAGCGCTCCAAGGTCACCGGGCCCCAGGGCCTCAGCACCTTGGCGTCCTCGCCTGCAGCGTTCTTGCCCCGTCCAGTCGCCGTGTCACGATAAGCGCAGGCCACTCTGACCAGCTGCGTGTGCGTGTCGGCGTCCGCGGATCGTGCCCTCGGCACGTGCAGGAAGAGCAAGAAGCGCCTCTCCTCGTCCGCGTAGAGCTCGCCGACGTCGACGGACGCGGAGCGGCCGTCCGCGTCGATGTGGCTTCCGTAGCTGCCGGACTTGACCGCGCGGAGGCGCACGCCCGGGTGCACGCACGCGATATCAAGGCGCAGCTCCTGCACGGTGACCGAGAGGAGCCCGCCGATGCACTGCGCGAAGGCGTCCTGGATGGCCGCTTCGTCCTCGATGAAGGAGAAAGTCCCGCCCGTGGCCTCGGCGATCGTGTGCATCGCCGCGGCGTCGTGGTCCGTCCCGAAGCCGAAGGTGTGAACCGGCGCGCACCGGCTGCCAGCGCCGGGGTAGGCGAAGGAGGGCGGCACGAGCGCGTCGTAGTTGGCGCCGCGGCCGCCGTAGCCCCCGCGCCTCGGCACGGTGTACGTGTCCTGTCCGTCGGAGAGGAGCACGACGCTAGCGACGGCGTTCCGGTGCATTCTCTCGTCGATCACCTTGGCGGCCCTGCGGAGCGCCTCGCCGATGTTGGTGCCGCCGCCCGCGGCGAGTGACTGCACGGCGCGCCTCGCCAGGGATTTCCCGGCGTCGGACATGCGCGCGAGCCGCATCAGCCGGTTCGCGCCGGAGGAGAAGGACACGACGCAGAGGCGGTCCCGAGGCCCGAGGTTGTCGATGACGAAACCCATGGCCTGCTTGAGCAGCTCTAGCTTGGTCCCCGCCATGCTACCGCTCACGTCGAGCACGGTCACCAGGTCCAGCGGCGCGCGCGCCACCGCGCCTACAGCACCGGCCATCCCCGTTGCTCTGGCGTGCACGAGCACGGCGAAGTCGTCGGCTGACGCGTCCCTCGCGAGAGCCGAGCACTCGCAGTGTGTGGCGAGCGCAACCGCTCCTCCAGATGCCTCCGCGCTTGCGCCGCGGTGCTGGTCACCACGAAGCGGCCGTGGCGTCCGGTCCACGGGGTCGTCGTCGTCGAACACGCGCGGCTCCATGGGCCGGAAGAACGGCTGGGACGACGGCACGGGCGATGGCGGCGGCTGGCGCGGCGACGGGTTCGTGGAGCGGAGGGACGGCAGCGAGCGCCACCGGGCGCTGCAGAGCTCGCAGATGGGGAGGCCGTTCGCGACGATCCTTGACCCGGAAACGCTGCGGGAATGGGACTGGTCCTGGTGGGAGCACTGCGGCGGGAAGATCGCGTGCCCGCTGCCGCCGACGCCGCCACTGCTGCGGCTGCATGTGCGGCGCATGTCGCCATGGCAGTTGGACCTCGAGTTGCTCTCCATTgccgtgctgctgctgctgcttcttcttcttcttaaaaAAATGAATGAATTTTGCGACTTCTGTGTGAGCGTTGTTACAGTTACCGAGCAGCGACGCCGTCGACACTCGACAGTGATGAGGCGATGTGTTCTCCGTGTTGGTGCCGCGTCCACGTACGCACCGCGTAGCAAGTCATGGATTGCTGCAGGTTGGGTTAAAATAACTGGTCAACTGCAAAATTTTCCAATCCTGCTCTTGTTTGACGAGCTCATTGGTCCTGAATTGGTTCGTCGGTAATCCCTCTTATTTATGTTTCCAGAACGGATACATAGTCAAAAACTGTACAATCATCCACAAACCATGCCTTCCTGCTTGCGTGCGTGCAGGTACgaaatttttttaaaaaagggaAAAAATATAAGAATGGATAGGGATGTCCCCAAGCATCCGGTATCGATATCCTATATCCGTTTAAAATATAGATATTTGTATTCGTTTCTAGTTTAAATATGAATGCTAAATAGATATATCCATATTTGTTTTCAAAGATTATTCTCTATCCGCCT
It contains:
- the LOC118476141 gene encoding E3 ubiquitin-protein ligase WAV3-like: MESNSRSNCHGDMRRTCSRSSGGVGGSGHAIFPPQCSHQDQSHSRSVSGSRIVANGLPICELCSARWRSLPSLRSTNPSPRQPPPSPVPSSQPFFRPMEPRVFDDDDPVDRTPRPLRGDQHRGASAEASGGAVALATHCECSALARDASADDFAVLVHARATGMAGAVGAVARAPLDLVTVLDVSGSMAGTKLELLKQAMGFVIDNLGPRDRLCVVSFSSGANRLMRLARMSDAGKSLARRAVQSLAAGGGTNIGEALRRAAKVIDERMHRNAVASVVLLSDGQDTYTVPRRGGYGGRGANYDALVPPSFAYPGAGSRCAPVHTFGFGTDHDAAAMHTIAEATGGTFSFIEDEAAIQDAFAQCIGGLLSVTVQELRLDIACVHPGVRLRAVKSGSYGSHIDADGRSASVDVGELYADEERRFLLFLHVPRARSADADTHTQLVRVACAYRDTATGRGKNAAGEDAKVLRPWGPVTLERSVEVERERVRVEATHGIAAARAAAERGAHAEAVEILRHRQRSVTRSAAARAGDSTCLALSRELREMRARVASRQQYELSGRAYVLAGLSSHAHQRATSRQVMSGGVAEATRGGESAQVRSGALETSGITMSYMTPAMLDMLGRSRRSRELLQQRQQQTELRRTF